The following is a genomic window from Platichthys flesus chromosome 13, fPlaFle2.1, whole genome shotgun sequence.
gcggcggttgtcgctgcaggcgtggtggttgtcggagcggcggttgtcgctgcagccgtggtggaagtcggagcggcggtcgttgctgcacctgtggtggtcggcgcggcggttgtcgctgcaggcgtggtggtagtcgctgcacctgtggtggtagtcgccgcggtagtcgctgcagccgtggtggtcgttgctgcacctgtggtggtcgtcggcgcggcggtcgtcgctgcagccgtggtggttgtcggagcggcggtcgtcgctgcagccgtggtggtcgttgctgcagctgtggtggtcggcgcggcggttgtcgctgcaggcgtggtggtagtctcTGCACCtttggtggtagtcgccgcggtagtcgctgcagccgtggtggtcgttgctgcacctgtggtggtcgttgctgcacctgtggtggtcgttgctgcacctgtggtggtagtcgctgcacctgtggtggtagtcgctgcggtcgtcgctgcaggcgtggtggtagtcgctgcagccgtggtggttgtcggagcagcggtcgtcgctgcagccgtggtggtcgttgctgcacctgtggtggtcggcgcggcggttgtcgctgcaggcgtggtggtagtcgctgcagccgtggtggttgtcggagcggcggtcgtcgctgcagctgtggtggtcggcgcggcggttgtcgctgcagccgtggtggaagtcggagcggcggtcgttgctgcacctgtggtggtcggcgcggcggttgtcgctgcaggcgtggtggtagtcgctgcacctgtggtggtagtcgccgcggtagtcgctgcagccgttgtggtcgttgctgcacctgtggtggtcgttgctgcacctgtggtggtagtcgctgcacctgtggtggtagtcgctgcggtagtcgctgcaggcgtggtggtagtcgctgcagccgtggtggttgtcggagcggcggtcgtcgctgcagctgtggtggtcggcgcggcggttgtcgctgcagccgtggtggaagtcggagcggcggtcgttgctgcacctgtggtggtcggcgcggcggttgtcgctgcaggcgtggtggtagtcgctgcacctgtggtggtagtcgccgcggtagtcgctgcagccgtggtggtcgttgctgcacctgtggtggtagtcgctgcacctgtggtggtagtcgctgcggtcgtcgctgcaggcgtggtggtagtcgctgcagccgtggtggttgtcggagcggtggcggtcgtcgctgcagccgtggtggaagtcggagcggcggtcgtcgctgcagccgtggtggtcgttgctgcacctgtggtggtcggcgcggcggttgtcgctgcaggcgtggtggtagtcgctgcagccgtggtggttgtcggagcggcggttgtcgctgcagctgtggtggtcggcgcggcggttgtcgctgcagctgtggtggaagtcggagcggcggtcgtcgctgcagccgtggtggtcgttgctgcacctgtggtggtcggcgcggcggttgtcgctgcaggcgtggtggtagtcggagcggcggtcgtcgctgcagctgtggtggtcggcgcggcggttgtcgctgcagccgtggtggaagtcggagcggcggtcgtcgctgcagccgtggtggtcgttgctgcacctgtggtggtcgttgctgcacctgtggtggtcgtcggcgcggcggtcgtcgctgcagccgtggtggttgtcggagcagcggttgtcgctgcagccgtggtggaagtcggagcggcggtcgtcgctgcagccgtggtggtcgttgctgcacctgtggtggtcggcgccgcggttgtcgctgcaggcgtggtggtagtcgctgcacctgtggtggtagtcgccgcggtagtcgctgcagccgtggtggtcgttgctgcacctgtggtggtcgttgctgcacctgtggtggtagtcgctgcacctgtggtggtagtcgctgcacctgtggtggtagtcgctgcacctgtggtggtagtcgctgcacctgtggtggtagtcgctgcacctgtggtggtcgttgctgcacctgtggtggtcgttgctgcacctgtggtggtcgttgctgcacctgtggtggtcgtcggcgcggcggtcgtcgctgcagccgtggtggttgtcggagcggcggtcgtcgctgcagccgtggtggttgtcggcgcggcggttgtcgctgcagccgtggtggaagtcggagcggcggtcgtcgctgcagctgtggtggtcgttgctgcagctgtggtggtcggcgcggcggttgtcgctgcaggcgtggtggtagtcgccgcggtagtcgctgcagccgtggtggtcgttgctgcacctgtggtggtcgttgctgcacctgtggtggtcgttgctgcacctgtggtggtagtcgctgcggtcgtcgctgcaggcgtggtggtagtcgctgcacctgtgttggtcgttgctgcacctgtggtggtagtcgctgcacctgtggtggtagtagctgcacctgtggtggtagtcgctgcacctgtggtggtagtcgctgcggtcgtcgctgcaggcgtggtggtagtcgctgcagccgtggtggttgtcggagcggcggtcgtcgctgcagctgtggaagtcggagcggcggtcgtcgctgcagccgtggtggtcgttgctgcacctgtggtggtcggcgcggcggttgtcgctgcaggcgtggtggtagtcgctgcacctgtggtggtagtcgccgcggtagtcgctgcagccgtggtggtcgttgctgcacctgtggtggtcgttgctgcacctgtggtggtcgtcggcgcggcggtcgtcgctgcagccattgtggtcgtcgctgcacctgtggtggtcgtcgctgcacctgtggtggtcgtcgctgcacctgtggtggtcgtcgctgcacctgtggtggtcgtcgctgcacctgtggtggtagtcgctgcggtcgtcgctgcaggcgtggtggtagtcgctgcagccgtggtggttgtcggagcggcggtcgtcgctgcacctgtggtggtcgtcgctgcaactgtggtggtcgttgctgcacctgtggtggtagtcgctgcggtcgttgctgcacctgtggtggtagtcgctgcggtcgttgctccacctgtggtggtcgttgctgcggtcgtcgctgcagccgtggtggtggtcggcgcggcagtcgtcggcgcggcggtcgtcgctgcagccgtggctGTGTAAATTGTTTGGGGATATTTAAATTTTGCAATATTTGATTACAGTGTTCCTACAGGTTttaacaagttcaatttaagaccTATTTCACAGCTATACTGGCAAAAAAGAAATATTActatgaaagaagaaataagtcccagaattacttgcaaagaaaatggatggacacagaactgtgtgtgcgtgggtctgTAGACCTGGTTGAGAAGGACTACAGGCGACAGCTAGCAGGCCCTGCACTGAGGCAAAGACTGTATCCCTGGACTTACAGCAGTTGGAAATCCAAAATGGTCCAAAATAGTAACAGAATCAGAAATAACTTAGCCTTCTAGTCAATAAGGATGCTTTTGTTTTGCCAAACAGTTACCAAGTTTGAGTTCAATAAACGATTCTTTCAGCATAGAGAAAAAAGTACGttccaaaaaaaatgtccagagaagaaaattaaacatcccAACTGTACATAAACCTGCTGCCTAGGCCACAATCTCCTTTTCAATTGTCTCAAGCTCAGCCAACTTCTCCTTGCAGCCCCTACTCAGAATATACTCGTGGGCAATGTTATTAGTGTAATGTTAATATATAATTTTGATGAAAGAACATTAACAGAGAGAAGTTGTCAGAGCCGTGTTTTagcacacacacctggagcGGAGCTGGTAATCAGGACCGGCTGGAGAGCAAGTTATCGGGAAGTAGCTTCCTAATCTAATTCATATTTAAGACCcaactaaatcaaattcaagacTAAGTATTTTTTAGGCCTAAATTTCCgattattaaatttaagactGTTTAGGACCCTGAGGGAACCCTGGATTATTTGAGAAATATTAAATCCACTATTCACAGtataaaatattgacattttttagatttgtaCGGTTTATATTGTGACTATATTCTATTTTCTTGTGGTGtttgttgctgcacctgtggttgtcggcgcggcggtcgtcactgcagccgttgtggtcgttgctgcacctgtggtggtcgttgctgcacctgtggtggtcggcgcagCGGTCGTcactgcacctgtggtggtagtcgctgcggtcgtcgctgcaggcgtggtggtagtcgctgcggtcgtggaggttgtcggagcggcggtagtcgctgcagccgtggtggttgtcggagcggcggtcgtcgctgcagctgtggtggtcggcgcggcggttgtcgctgcagccgtggtggaagtcggagcggcggtcgtcactgcaaccgtggtggtcgttgctgcacctgtggtggtcggcgcggcggttgtcgctgcagccgtggtggtcgttgctgcacctgtggtggtcgttgctgcacctgtggtggtactcgctgcacctgtggtggtactcgctgcacctgtggtggtactcgctgcacctgtggtggttgttgctgcacctgtggtggtactcgctgcacctgtggtggtcggcgcggcggtcgtcgctgcagccgttgtggtagtcgctgcacctgtggtggtagtcaccgcggtagtcgctgcagccgtggtggtcgttgctgcacctgtggtggtcgttgctgcacctgtggtggtcgttgctgcacctgtggtggtcgttgctgcacctgtggtggtcgttgctgcacctgtggtggtactcgctgcacctgtggtggtagtcgctgcacctgtggtggtagtcgctgcacctgtggtggtagtcgctgcggtcgtcgctgcagccgtggtggtcgttgctgcggccgtggtggtcgttgctgcacctgtggtggtcggcgcggcagttgtcgctgcagccgtggtggtcgttgctgcacctgtggtggtagtcgctgcggtcgtcgctgcagccgtggtagTCGTTGCTGCatctgtggtggtcgtcggcgcggcggtcgtcgctgcagccgttgtggtcgttgctgcacctgtggtggtagtcgctgcggtcgtcgctgcacctgtggtggtcggcgcggcagttgtcgctgcacctgtggtggtactcgctgcacctgtggtggtagtcgctgcacctgtggtggtagtcgctgcacctgtggtggtagtcgctgcggtcgtcgctgcagccgtggtggtcgttgctgcggccgtggtggtcgttgctgcacctgtggtggtcggcgcggcagttgtcgctgcagccgtggtggtcgttgctgcacctgtggtggtagtcgctgcggtcgtcgctgcagccgtggtggtcgttgctgcatctgtggtggtcgtcggcgcggcggtcgtcgctgcagccgttgtggtcgttgctgcacctgtggtggtagtcgctgcggtcgtcgctgcacctgtggtggtcgttgctgcacctgtggtggttggcgcggcggttgtcgctgcaggcgtggtggtagtcgctgcacctgtggtggtagtcgccgcggtagtcgctgcagccgtggtggtcgttgctgcacctgtagtggtcgttgctgcacctgtggtggtcgtcggcgcggcggtcgtcgctgcaaccgttgtggtcgttgctgcacctgtggtggtagtcgctgcacctgtggtggtagtcgctgcacctgtggtggtagtcgctgcacctgtggtggtagtcgctgcggtcgtcgctgcaggcgtggtggtagtcgctgcagccgtggtggttgtcggagcggcggtcgtcgctgcagctgtggtggtcggcgcggcggttgttgctgcacctgtggtggtcgtcggcgcggcggtcggcgctgcagccgtggtggtcgttgctgcacctgtggtggtagtcgctgcggtcgtcgctgcacctgtggtggtcggcgcggcagttgtcgctgcagccgtggtggtcgttgctgcacctgtggtggtagtcgctgcggtcgtcgctgcacctgtggtggtagtcgctgcggtcgtcgctgcacctgtgttggtcgttgctgcacctgtggtggtcgtcggcgcggcggtcgtcgctgcagccgtggtggtcgttgctgcacctgtggtggtagtcgctgcggtcgtcgctgcacctgtggtggtcggcgcggcagttgtcgctgcagccgtggtggtcgttgctgcacctgtggtggtagtcgctgcggtcgtcgctgcacctgtggtggtcgttgctgcacctgtggtggtcggcgcggcggttgtcgctgcaggcgtggtggtagtcgctgcacctgtggtggtagtcgccgcggtagtcgctgcagccgtggtggttgttgctgcacctgtagtggtcgttgctgcacctgtggtggtcgtcggcgcgtcggtcgtcgctgcagccgttgtggtcgtcgctgcagccgtggtggtcgtcgctgcagccgtggtggtcgtcgctgcagccgtggtggtcgtcgctgcagccgtggtggtcgtcgctgcagccgtggtggtcgtcgctgcagccgtggtggtcgtcgctgcattcgtggtggtcgtcgctgcagccgtggtggtcgtcgctgcagccgtggtggtcgtcgctgcagccgtggtggtcgtcgctgcagccgtggtggtcgtcgctgcagccgtggtggtcgtcgctgcagccgtggtggtcgtcgctgcagccgtggtggtcgtcgctgcagccgtggtggtcgtcgctgcagccgtggtggtcgtcgctgcagccgtggtggtcgtcgctgcagccgtggtggtcgtcgctgcagccgtggtggtcgtcgctgcacctgtggtggtcgtcgctgcacctgtggtggtcgtcgctgcacctgtggtggtcgtcgctgcagctgtggtggtcggcgcggcggttgtcgctgcagccgtggtggaagtcggagcggcggtcgtcgctgcacctgtggtggtcggcgcggcggtagtcgctgcaggcgtggtggtagtcgctgcagccctggtggaagtcggagcggcggtcgtcgctgcacctgtggtggtcggcgcggcggtagtcgctgcacctgtggtggtagtcgctgcacctgtggtggtagtcgctgcacctgtggtggtagtcgctgcacctgtggtggtagtcgctgcacctgtggtggtagtcgctgcacctgtggtggtagtcgctgcacctgtggtggtagtcgctgcacctgtggtggtagtcgctgcacctgtggtggtagtcgctgcacctgtggtggtagtcgctgcacctgtggtggtagtcgctgcacctgtggtggtagtcgctgcacctgtggtggtagtcgctgcacctgtggtggtagtcgctgcacctgtggtggttgtcggagcggcggtcgtcgctgcacctgtggtagtcgctgcacctgtggtggtcgttgctgcacctgtggtggtcgttgctgcacctgtggtggtcgtcgctgcacctgtggtggtcgtcgctgcggtcgtcgctgcaggcgtggtggtagtcgctgcagccgtggtggttgtcggagcggcggttgtcgctgcagctgtggtggtcggcgcggcggttgtcgctgcagccgtggtggtcgttgctgcacctgtggtggtcggcgcggcggttgtcgctgcaggcgtggtggtagtcgctgcacctgtggtggtagtcgccgcggtagtcgctgcagccgtggtggtcgttgctgcacctgtggtggtcgtcgctgcacctgtggtggtcgtcgctgcacctgtggtggtcgtcgctgcacctgtggtggtcgtcgctgcacctgtggtggtagtcgctgcacctgtggtggtagtcgctgcggtcgtggtggttgtcggagcggcggtcgtcgctgcacctgtggtggtcgtcgctgcaactgtggtggtcgttgctgcacctgtggtggtagtcgctgcggtcgttgctgcacctgtggtggtagtcgctgcggtcgttgctgcacctgtggtggtagtcgctgcggttgtcgctgcagccgtggtggtggtcggcgcggcagtcgtcggcgcggcggtcgtcgctgcagccgtggctGTGTAAATTGTTTGGGGATATTTAAATTTTGCAATATTTGATTACAGTGTTCCTACAGGTTttaacaagttcaatttaagaccTATTTCACAGCTATACTGGCAAAAAAGAAATATTActatgaaagaagaaataagtccCAGAATTACTTGCAAAGAAAATGGATTCCCGCTCAACATAATGACTGAACATAGGAgtacacagaactgtgtgtgcgtgggtctgTAGACCTGGTTGAGAAGGACTACAGGCGACAGCTAGCAGGCCCTGCACTGAGGCAAAGACTGCATCCCTGGACTTACAGCAGTTGGAAAAATTAGTGTAATGTTAATGTTGATATATAATGTTGATGAAAGAACATTAACAGAGAGAAGTTGTCAGAGCCGTGTTTTagcacacacacctggagcGGAGCTGGTTATCAGGACCGGCTGGAGAGCAAGTTATCGGGAAGTAGCTTCCTAATCTAATTCATATTTAAGACCtaactaaatcaaattcaagacTTTGTATTTTTTAGGCCTAAATTTCCgattattaaatttaagactGTTTAGGACCCTGAGGGAACCCTGGATTATTTGAGCAATATTCAATCCACTATTCACagtataaaatattgaaattttTTAGATTGTCCGGTTTATATTGTGACTATATTCTATTTTCTTGGGGTGgttgttgctgcacctgtggtggtcggcgcggcggtcggcgctgcagccgtggtggttgttgCTGCGGCCGTGGTGGTAGTCGGcacggcggtcgtcgctgcagccgtggtggtcggcGCCACTGTTATTACTAGATCAACGCCAATGAATGGCTCTTCAGGAATTTCTTCAAGTCCCCAAAATTCATTAAAGCCAGAATCAATGTCCTCTAAAGAATCAGTAACGGGTCCAACAGTTGTTTGGATGGACGTCTGGGTTGACGTCTGGGTTGGTGATGGTGTTGTCGTGTCTGGATCAAAAGGTTCAGTAGGTATTTCTTCAAACGACCACAGGTTAAAGAAATCCAGTTCTTGTGGAGCCCTCTTCACATGATGCCTTAGAACGTGTTTTGACAAAGTCGGGTAACAAGATGCAAACTTTGGACACAGTCTCCCAGTAGCATCCACATATGCCAGTTCATGGCCAGAGTCCTGTTAAAAATCTTAATTTTAGATTCATAAAAACTTTACCAATAGTCATATTTTGCACTTGACTTACCCTGTCTGGTAACTTTGATATATCCATAAATGTTTTAGAGGTCTTCCACTGTTTAATTGCACCTCCTTTGTTGGTGAAGAAatctgccaaaaaaaaaaaaaatattcaaatatcttAGATTTGAAAGTCTGCACAAATCAGAGTTAAGATCCTTGAAGCTTAACCTATAGTtattggattaaaaaaaaattaaagattCCACAGACCGTTTACAAAGATCTATCACATCATGTTACATATTATCTACATTAGTAAAGTGACAACTGGTATAATGCTATATGCTTTTATTTACCAATACCCCCACATTAGGCTGGTTGTAAGGCAATGGTGTATGTGGGGTGTGTGTCTGATGGCCTTTTTAGGAGTTGATTAATCCCAATAACTGGCTTACAGGTCCAGTTTTTGTActggaaacacatttttatttcaataagtATTTGAAAAGTAACCCTTCAACGGTTCCTTTCGTAACTTTCTAATATTTACCGGAAGAAATGGTAATTATCAGTAATATTATCTCGATACATACTGTAAATCCAACcagttaaactgtaaaaacatatttggcTGGAAGTTCAGTTGTAGGAAGTAATTAACTTAAGTAGATTtgagatagatatatatatatatatatatatatataatttttcagtcagttgaaattaATTTTGAAGAGAACAATTTTGGgggttttttttctgtatagGTCTACTATAAAAAGAACTTTGCATTTTTAATGTTTGCACTTGAATAAATTATTCAATATGAGAGGTAAACTTTCAATTTAGAATTTACTTTTGATGTGGAACTttgaaaaagtttaaattttaTTCAAAAGGAAAAGTAGAGGGAaggttttcaatttttttttttattttattcatttcagtTCCAGATTGGCTTCTTCCAGGTTTCAGATCAGTGAATGTTTTCCTAACTGAAAAAACAGGGGGATGAACATATCAGAAGGTCCAAAATAACGCACTTCACTTTTAAGTTCCACACTAATATTTTGGTCCGTATTGACTTTTCATTGAGTTGCATTCCAGTCATGTGGTCTGGGAAAAGGGGATGCAAATCTCACAGATTAATCAAATGCACAACTGTCAATGCAACCTTATCTCCAGAGATTTTTTTTGACGTTTAAATCCACTCACAGATTCAGCACAAAATAACGACACTTAAAAAACAGTGTGATAAGGCGTTTTAGCTCAGGCTTTATATGATGTCGTTTTGCAGTCTACCCAATTTTAACGTCAAAAAACTGACTCCAGGAATTTATAAACATCAGCAACGGACCATTAATCATCATGATTAAACAGCAACAAACGCCGTATAGTTATTAAACCATAAATTTCGATAGAGATGATGACGTAGTAAGTGTGCCCGCTCCCACGAGTCGCATGCACTTCTCGGCGGGCAGAACTCGACACAACACCAGACCCTAAATTGAAGCTTAATTCGGAAGATATagaaatttattttttgaaCAAAATCAAATTGTCCTTAAACTGaagcaaacttaaaaaaaacatttaacaaacattttcttgcCACATTAGTTATCTCTGGAGTCAGATTTACCAGCAAAGACGATAAGAGAACGAATACAGGGTAAAAACCTAGAAATTAGCCCAAAGAgcagaagcttttttttttttacctttgagGAAATTCCGAAACAACCCTGGGAGGTGACGGTCGTTCCGGTCGTCAGTTACCGACCTAAATGGCCTCTCGCTGCCGCCGTTAAACTCGTCCTGGTCGGTCGAACGTCCACGTGCGAACCGGTTGCTCTCTGCGTTGTTGTGCTGGGCTACAATGAACACGATCCAAACCCGAGCCATCAGTGCAGACGCCATGGTCGCTCCAAGCTACTCTTCGACTGATGCAGACTGAGACACTTGCGCACCTGCAGATCCTTTAGACCCAGTGGCTGCACAGGTGCATTTATACCTGGCGTGAGGCGTTCACTGGGATCAGGGGGAAATAAGTTTACCCTAAACTCATCTGATCTCATCCTATCTGGATAGCTAGGCAAGGTCGTGCCTGGTTCCTGACAGGAGACCCCCTGGGAATATAGGGGCTGTAAACTTTTAATCCCCAATCTCAAATCAACAGAGGGCAGTGATGCTTCTGTACTTCTGAAATCaggacttacattttttttttttttttatgacaaggCATTCAAGTAATGACTGGGCGGCCTCTGGCTTGGGGCGTTTTCTGGGGTCGGCATTAATAAGTTCCGCACTATGGGGCAAATATAACTGCACAAAGCTACTAAAGACAACAACAGGAGCaccatattttaatttaaaacaaccATGAAAAATGATCTaccagaagtaaaaaaaatcttatcCGATGGACTCAAAACGATCATGTCTATGATAGGCAGAGAAGAATCGCAGGGCGTGTCATTGGTGCTTTGCCTTCTATAAGGATTCTTGTTATGGAAAGTCATATTATTCAGAAAGCTGAGCAGCTTCAAGTCTGGTTGGATGTGacaccaggtgctgtaatctttctgaaccagcaggaggcgctgcTGCTCCTGTAGTTCAGAGTACATACCACGTTACAACAGGGAACTAATTAATTGATGCTCTTCTTAAAAAACTAGTAcctgtttgtaatgttgtgCTTGCTTGACATGTCTCCAAATAACTACAGCAAGTCCGGTTGCTTGTAGACAGCTGTGTACAACCTCTGGAGATCACAGAGCATTATACAGAGTAatgtattttcagtttgttgacatatataatatattatataattattgtCTAGTCTCTTAATAAGTGTCTGTGTAAATCCTTTTCAGATATTTAAACTGTGCAATATTTGGCAATTTTACATTCACTATTCACATATATGATATTAGTATTTTTTAGATGTTTCTCATGTTTATATTGTGACTATATTCTATTTCCTTATGTTTATATTGTTAGTTTCGTGGtcatctgtccagtagttttttgcttaatcctgttAACTATCAGACAAACTAAGTAAaccaaaacataacctccctggcagAGGCCACTTCATCTTTGTTTATAGTTTTGCTGCAAAATTTTCGAGAAGCTGGATCCATAGAGCAGGAACAGTTTTCCACATCTGGGTCCTGATCATAGGTCCAGAGCAATTCAGTGTTTTGTACCAGTTAAATTACAGTTAAGTTACAAACTCCTGCGCATGTTCTACCAGTCTGTTGTCGCCAGCGTCCTTTTCTATGCTGTTGTTTGCTGGGGAGGCAGCATAAAGAAGAGGGATGCAGGGCGACTGGATAGGCTGGTGAGGAAGGCGGGAGCTGTCgttggctctgaactggactgcctcACAACAGTGGCTGAGAGCAGGACCCTGAGTAGGTTGCGGTCCATCTAGGACAATGAGCACCACCCACTTCACAAAACTCTTATAGGTCAGAGGAGCGTTTTCAGTGGCAGACTCCTGTCATTGTCATGCTCATCCGAAAGgctgaggaggtcctttgtccccagAGCCATACGGCTTCATAacgccacacagagggagagtgggggggagagattCCCGGCATGAAATGACAATATTcgtggcacctattgcacttctgtccgtcctgggagagggatccctcacatgtggctctctctgaggtttctacgtatttttaccgtattttaaagggttttttcgtagtttttccttactcttgttgagggttaaggacagagggtgtcacgcCCTGTCACGCCCTGTTatagcccatgagaagaattgtaacttgtgaatatgggctatacaggtaaaatttgattgattgattgattgatattcct
Proteins encoded in this region:
- the LOC133967110 gene encoding histidine-rich protein PFHRP-II-like, translating into MASALMARVWIVFIVAQHNNAESNRFARGRSTDQDEFNGGSERPFSNNSGADHHGCSDDRRADYHHGRSNNHHGCSADRRADHHSHGCSDDRRADDCRADHHHGCSDNRSDYHHRCSNDRSDYHHRCSNDRSDYHHRCSNDHHSCSDDHHRCSDDRRSDNHHDRSDYHHRCSDYHHRCSDDHHRCSDDHHRCSDDHHRCSDDHHRCSNDHHGCSDYRGDYHHRCSDYHHACSDNRRADHHRCSNDHHGCSDNRRADHHSCSDNRRSDNHHGCSDYHHASGPDYQLRSRGCKEKLAELETIEKEIVA